A region of the Clostridium estertheticum subsp. estertheticum genome:
TTTACAATAAGAAATACAGGAGGTATTTATGAGTGATAAAATAATGAAAATAAATAACAAAGAATATAGTTGTGCTATAGAATTAACATTAGATATTATAGGTGGTAAATGGAAGCCAATAATTCTTTGGAGATTAGCGAATAACGGTGTATTAAGGTTTAGTGAATTAAAGCGATCCATGGGTGTTATAACACAAAAAATGTTAACACAACAACTTAGGGAATTAGAAGCATACGAAATGGTTCATAGAAAAGTATATGCCGAGGTTCCGCCAAAAGTAGAATACTCTTTAACAAAACAAGGTAAAAGTGTAATGCCAATACTTGACATTATGTGTAAATGGGGAACAGATTATTATGAAGAATCTATAGATGACAAAAAAGAATAGTGTTATGTTTTAACTTTTAGGGCATATTATTTCCTAAAAGGAGTGATTTTTTTGAACATAACAAGTGTATCTCTATCATATATATTTTTTGTTGTTTCTATAATAGAATTTATATTTTTTCTATATTACAAATTTCTTGTGATTAACACTGGTGCTAAAAGTAAACGTCG
Encoded here:
- a CDS encoding winged helix-turn-helix transcriptional regulator — protein: MSDKIMKINNKEYSCAIELTLDIIGGKWKPIILWRLANNGVLRFSELKRSMGVITQKMLTQQLRELEAYEMVHRKVYAEVPPKVEYSLTKQGKSVMPILDIMCKWGTDYYEESIDDKKE